Proteins encoded by one window of Bacillus sp. DTU_2020_1000418_1_SI_GHA_SEK_038:
- a CDS encoding sugar ABC transporter substrate-binding protein, producing MKKQLSILLLAILLVSAFLVGCQPKSNTAASDQKESDAPKNAEKSDHPLANKKIALVMQQNLGTFSAQYIEGVKEQAEKFGGTVNVFTSEGDLAKMASNLDAAINQGFDGILIDHGTKEALNNGVEKAVEKGIPVIVFDADIEVEGVSVLEQGDQKMAEMTLNKLGEDANGEANIVKIWVAGFAPMERRQVAYEAFLKNNPGIKEIAAFGAATANTALDTQAQMEAILKQYPKEGQITAVWAAWDEFAKGAVRAIEQAGRTDIKVYSIDMSDEDLQMIQKENSPWVASAAVDPKDIGRIQVRYLYQKINGENPEQKIVLNPVFVDKDKLPDQQVTTNELSEYIEGWGASEQGYNEALKELEEQLK from the coding sequence CATTTTTAGTGGGATGTCAGCCAAAAAGCAATACGGCTGCTTCCGATCAAAAAGAATCGGATGCACCAAAAAATGCAGAGAAATCAGACCATCCGCTTGCTAATAAAAAAATTGCATTAGTGATGCAGCAAAACTTAGGGACATTTTCAGCTCAATATATTGAAGGTGTTAAAGAGCAGGCAGAAAAATTCGGCGGAACGGTAAATGTTTTTACATCTGAAGGGGACTTAGCAAAAATGGCCTCTAACCTGGATGCAGCCATTAACCAAGGCTTCGATGGGATATTAATCGATCACGGAACAAAAGAAGCTTTAAATAACGGAGTTGAAAAAGCTGTAGAAAAGGGCATTCCGGTCATTGTATTTGATGCTGATATTGAGGTTGAGGGAGTCTCTGTGTTAGAGCAAGGCGATCAGAAAATGGCCGAAATGACATTGAATAAACTAGGCGAAGATGCAAATGGTGAAGCTAATATCGTAAAAATTTGGGTAGCTGGCTTTGCACCAATGGAAAGAAGACAAGTAGCTTATGAAGCATTTTTGAAAAACAATCCTGGCATTAAAGAAATTGCTGCATTTGGAGCGGCGACAGCTAATACAGCATTAGATACACAGGCACAAATGGAAGCAATCTTGAAGCAATATCCGAAGGAAGGACAAATCACAGCTGTTTGGGCAGCTTGGGATGAGTTTGCTAAAGGTGCTGTTCGTGCCATTGAACAAGCTGGAAGAACGGACATTAAGGTTTACAGCATCGATATGAGTGATGAAGATCTACAGATGATTCAAAAGGAAAATAGCCCTTGGGTTGCTTCTGCAGCAGTTGATCCTAAGGATATCGGTCGCATCCAAGTGCGTTATTTATACCAAAAAATTAATGGCGAAAATCCAGAGCAAAAAATTGTCCTAAATCCAGTATTTGTAGACAAAGACAAGCTTCCTGATCAACAAGTTACTACAAACGAGCTAAGCGAATACATCGAAGGCTGGGGAGCAAGTGAACAAGGCTACAATGAAGCATTAAAGGAATTAGAGGAACAGCTTAAATAA